In bacterium, a single window of DNA contains:
- a CDS encoding glycosyltransferase, producing the protein MNGTDAISVSVVVPVFNEEAVLEEFIRRAAAVLENLGCPAELILVDDGSRDRSAAIVEAAAENHPGLVRGVFFNRNYGQHMAVMAGLEESRGDVVITLDADLQNPPEEIPRLLDKAREGYDVVGSVRRDRRDSFFRRFFSRLINIVTARATGVTMTDYGCMLRAYSRPVVDALVSCPERSTFIPVLANSFADRTTEIEVEHSQRAGGDSKYGVFKLVNLQFDLVAGMTTFPLRLLTLLGVAIACLGIAFGLVLLVMRLILGAVWAAQGVFTLFALLFILVGFQFVGLGLIGEYIGRIYKDVRARPRFFIRRRVGVSRLPEPNAETGPLREQRP; encoded by the coding sequence GGCGGTGCTGGAGGAGTTCATCCGGCGGGCGGCGGCCGTCCTGGAAAACCTCGGCTGCCCGGCCGAACTGATCCTGGTCGACGACGGCAGCCGCGACCGTTCCGCCGCCATCGTCGAGGCGGCCGCCGAGAACCACCCCGGGCTGGTGCGCGGGGTCTTCTTCAACCGCAACTACGGCCAGCACATGGCGGTGATGGCGGGCCTGGAAGAGTCCCGCGGGGACGTGGTCATCACCCTGGACGCCGACCTGCAGAACCCTCCGGAGGAGATTCCCCGCCTCCTGGACAAGGCCCGGGAAGGGTACGACGTGGTGGGCTCGGTCCGCCGGGACCGCCGCGATTCCTTCTTCCGCAGGTTCTTCTCCCGGTTGATCAACATCGTCACCGCCCGCGCCACCGGCGTGACCATGACCGACTACGGGTGCATGCTCCGGGCGTACAGCCGCCCGGTGGTCGACGCTCTCGTCAGCTGCCCGGAACGGAGCACGTTCATCCCGGTTCTGGCCAACAGCTTCGCCGACCGGACCACCGAGATCGAAGTCGAGCATTCCCAACGGGCGGGGGGCGATTCCAAGTACGGGGTCTTCAAACTGGTCAACCTCCAGTTCGACCTGGTGGCGGGTATGACCACCTTCCCCCTGCGCCTGCTCACCCTGCTCGGGGTGGCGATAGCGTGCCTGGGGATCGCCTTCGGCCTGGTGCTGCTGGTCATGCGCCTGATCCTGGGGGCGGTCTGGGCCGCCCAGGGGGTTTTCACCCTCTTCGCCCTGCTCTTCATCCTGGTCGGGTTCCAGTTCGTGGGGTTGGGGCTGATCGGGGAGTACATAGGCAGAATCTATAAGGATGTCCGGGCCCGGCCCCGATTTTTCATCCGCCGACGGGTAGGCGTTTCCCGCCTCCCGGAACCGAACGCCGAAACCGGACCGCTACGGGAGCAACGACCATGA